From a region of the Methanoculleus receptaculi genome:
- a CDS encoding phosphoglycerate kinase, translating to MEIATLADAGNLTGTVMLRVDFNSPIDPSTNQILDDKRFREHLPTVQALEDTRLVVLTHQSRPGKKDFTTLEAHAAKLERLLGRPVTYVDDIFGRCARETIRGAKRGDVLMLENLRFAAEENLTLKPEEAKKTLLVRRLASMAEFYVNDAFGTAHRSQASIVGLPLALPSVAGLLMEREITNLSRVFSDAPRPVTFVLGGTKVDDSIAVAQNVLAHGTADRVIVVGVVGNVFLLAAGHHIGRSSERLIEDLGYRAEIERAKKLLEIHGDRIVLPDSIAVREEGERVDYPVNAVPEDAQVLDIGTEAIRRLAEVITTSGTVVVNGPAGLFEEEPFALGTYEILRAASSVEFSVVGGGHSGAAVERLGIEDRFTHISTGGGAAIEFLTGKKLPAIEALEMSRNLFW from the coding sequence GTGGAGATCGCTACCCTTGCAGATGCTGGAAATCTGACGGGAACGGTGATGCTGAGGGTTGACTTCAACTCACCCATCGATCCCTCTACAAACCAGATCCTGGACGATAAACGGTTTCGGGAACACCTGCCAACGGTGCAGGCTCTCGAGGATACAAGACTGGTTGTCCTGACGCACCAGAGCAGACCTGGTAAAAAGGATTTCACGACACTTGAGGCACACGCGGCAAAACTGGAGCGATTGCTCGGCCGCCCCGTGACCTATGTCGATGACATCTTTGGGCGATGCGCACGTGAAACCATCAGGGGTGCGAAACGTGGGGATGTCCTGATGCTTGAGAACCTGCGGTTCGCCGCCGAGGAGAACCTGACCCTGAAGCCGGAGGAGGCGAAGAAGACACTCCTTGTAAGGAGACTGGCGTCGATGGCCGAGTTCTACGTCAACGACGCTTTCGGGACGGCTCACCGCTCACAGGCGTCGATCGTGGGGCTGCCGCTTGCGCTCCCATCGGTGGCCGGGCTCCTGATGGAGAGAGAGATCACAAACCTCTCACGTGTCTTTTCAGACGCTCCAAGGCCGGTGACGTTTGTGCTTGGCGGGACGAAGGTGGATGACTCAATCGCGGTCGCACAGAACGTCCTTGCACACGGGACGGCCGACCGGGTGATCGTGGTCGGGGTGGTCGGAAACGTCTTCCTGCTTGCGGCAGGTCACCATATCGGGCGATCCTCCGAGCGGCTGATCGAAGACCTGGGCTACCGGGCCGAGATCGAGAGGGCTAAAAAACTCCTTGAGATCCACGGTGACCGGATCGTTCTGCCCGATTCAATCGCCGTGCGCGAAGAAGGGGAGCGGGTCGACTACCCGGTGAACGCCGTCCCCGAAGACGCCCAGGTCCTCGATATCGGAACAGAGGCGATCCGGAGACTTGCTGAGGTGATAACGACGTCAGGGACGGTTGTTGTTAACGGCCCGGCCGGGTTGTTTGAGGAGGAGCCGTTCGCCCTCGGCACTTACGAGATCCTGAGGGCTGCATCCAGCGTGGAGTTCTCGGTTGTTGGTGGCGGGCACTCCGGCGCGGCCGTCGAGCGACTCGGGATCGAGGACCGGTTCACACATATCTCCACCGGTGGCGGGGCGGCGATCGAGTTCCTGACAGGGAAGAAACTGCCCGCCATTGAGGCGTTGGAGATGTCCCGGAACCTCTTCTGGTGA